The genomic stretch AGGATGGGAAGAATCTGGCAAGGCTCCGAGTCGCCGGCAAGAGCGCCGTCGGATACTACGCGACGGCGGAAGGAAGTCCGACCGTTTACACGATCGACGAGCGGTTCTACAATCAACTGCGGAAGCAGCCGGCCGATTTCGCCGCCGAGGAAAAAGAAAAGGCGAAAAAGTGACACACGCGAAGGGCTCAGAATGACGATGAACCACGCCGCAGCAAGCTGCGGGGTTTCAAAAAACATTTATGAGAGTATTCCCAAAGTCGTCACCCCCGAATGTTTTAATCGGGGGTCCAGTCAGAGTTTCGCCTGGATTCCCGCTACAAGCATGCGGGAATGACGGACTTAGAGAGGACTCCGAATGCCGTTTACACAGCAAGCTGCGGGGAATTGACCCAGTGAGATTAAAGTGACTTGCCGTCCTGAATCCATCGACTGTCACTCTGATGAGCGAAGCGAATCGTCTCAGGACGGGCTCCGTGAAGGATCCCTTGAGAAACAAATATCAGTCTGTTAACCGTTTTCTTACCCCTCTGATGGCGCCATGAATTTTCCTCTTCACCTTAAGAACCACTGGGGCGGCAAACGGTACAACTCGTTTCAATCGACTCTCAAGGCCGCGTTCCGGAGCCGGGTTTACAAGGTCGGCCTCAGAATGGACTTCACCTGCCCGAACCGCGACGGGTCCGTTGCCGTCGGCGGCTGCATTTACTGCAATAACGCGGGCCACACGCCTCGGGGATTTCGGCCCGGCATGTCCGTGACCGAGCAACTGGAGCGCGGGACCGAAACGCTGCGGCGGCGCCATCGGGCGGAAAAATTCATCGCCTATTTTCAGAGCTACTCCAATACGTACGGCCCGGTCGGCAAGCTCGAGCGTCTCTATCGCGAGGCGCTGGACTTTCCCGGTGTCGTCGGCCTGGCCATCTCGACGCGACCGGACTGCGTGCCGGACGAAGTTCTCGATCTCGTGGCGGATCTGGCGCGCCGCACTTACCTCTGGCTCGAACTCGGACTGGAATCGATGCACGACAAAACGCTTCGCTGGGTAAACCGCGGCCACGGTCTCAGAGAATTTATCGACGCGGTCGAGGGCGGCAAATCCAGGGGCCTCCGTCTTTGCACGCATTTGATTCTCGGCTTTCCCACGGAAACTCGCGCAGAGATCCTCCAGACGCCCGCGCTGCTCAACCGACTGGGAATCGACGGCGTGAAGCTCCACAATCTCCACGTCATCAAGCACACGGCGTTGGAGGATATCTATCTTTCCGGCGCGTTCGAGATCTTGAGCCGCGAGGCCTACGTCGCCCTCGCCGTCGATTTTCTCGAACTGCTCGCTCCCGAAATCGTTGTCCACCGTCTCAGCGGAGAAACTTACCGGGATCTCACCGTCGCCCCCGAGTGGTCGATCAACAAGATCGGCGTGCACAACGCGATTCAGGCGGAGCTGGA from Candidatus Binatia bacterium encodes the following:
- a CDS encoding TIGR01212 family radical SAM protein (This family includes YhcC from E. coli K-12, an uncharacterized radical SAM protein.), which produces MNFPLHLKNHWGGKRYNSFQSTLKAAFRSRVYKVGLRMDFTCPNRDGSVAVGGCIYCNNAGHTPRGFRPGMSVTEQLERGTETLRRRHRAEKFIAYFQSYSNTYGPVGKLERLYREALDFPGVVGLAISTRPDCVPDEVLDLVADLARRTYLWLELGLESMHDKTLRWVNRGHGLREFIDAVEGGKSRGLRLCTHLILGFPTETRAEILQTPALLNRLGIDGVKLHNLHVIKHTALEDIYLSGAFEILSREAYVALAVDFLELLAPEIVVHRLSGETYRDLTVAPEWSINKIGVHNAIQAEL